In Oryza brachyantha chromosome 1, ObraRS2, whole genome shotgun sequence, the following are encoded in one genomic region:
- the LOC102719806 gene encoding uncharacterized protein LOC102719806, whose translation MATNELSIKLLIDTKAHKVCFAEAGSDVVEFLSTLLCLPMSTIISLLTKERMVGSMGNVLDSVEKLDAKYVISSQSKERYLSPTVAPTSLCPLQELLDSELNANVGFFTCEGRATSSSYTQARFPCGYFSVNKGSVCPTCFTQMNTAITHVKTVGFAVGTATYTVKDDLSMTPASSVSSISLLAQCGVKDLSTLQERTVNIHKGEALEILLASLKSKTVLTDVFLQKRKVGCKKEPSA comes from the exons ATGGCTACCAATGAATTATCAATCAAGCTCTTGATTGATACCAAGGCTCACAAAGTCTGCTTTGCCGAGGCTGGTAGTGATGTCGTAGAGTTCCTCTCCACCCTCCTTTGTCTGCCAATGAGCACCATCATCAGCTTGCTCACCAAGGAGCGTATGGTTGGCAGCATGGGGAATGTGCTTGATAGTGTGGAGAAGCTGGATGCCAAGTATGTCATCTCAAGCCAGAGCAAGGAACGCTACCTCAGCCCGACGGTTGCCCCAACCTCTCTCTGTCCATTGCAGGAGCTGCTCGATTCAGAGTTAAATGCCAACGTCGGCTTCTTCACATGTGAAGGAAGAGCGACTAGCAGCAGCTACACTCAGGCTCGCTTTCCCTGTGGGTATTTTTCTGTAAACAAAGGCAGCGTATGCCCTACTTGCTTCACTCAAATGAACACGGCGATTACACATGTCAAAACCGTTGGGTTTGCTGTTGGGACAGCCACATACACTGTCAAGGATGATCTCTCAATGACTCCAGCGTCCAGCGTGTCAAGCATCAGCCTTCTTGCACAGTGCGGTGTCAAGGACTTGAGCACGCTGCAGGAAAGGACTGTGAATATTCACAAGGGAGAG GCACTGGAGATACTCCTTGCTTCCCTGAAGTCCAAGACCGTGCTTACTGATGTGTTTCTTCAGAAGAGAAAAGTTGGTTGTAAGAAGGAGCCCTCTGCTTAG
- the LOC107304494 gene encoding probable carboxylesterase 15, whose protein sequence is MSGHTTPAPHVVEDYRGVIRLLSDGTVIRSDDAAAALQPPEHFPDVPGVQWKDLVYDATRGLKLRMYRPPTAPGDAERLPVLVCFHGGGYCLGTFEKPSFHCCCQRLAWELRAVVLSADYRLGPEHRLPAAIDDGAAVLSWLRGQAVSGPAADSWLAESADFARVFVAGESAGGNMAHHLAVQIGSGQLTVEPVRVAGYMMLTPYFGGVERAASEAEPPAGAFFTSEMSDKLWRLSLPEGATRDHPVANPFGPDSPSLAPVAFPPVLVVVAGRDILHDRTVQYAARLKEMDKPVKLTVFEDEKHLFLSLQPWSEAANELIGVMNRFTREDE, encoded by the coding sequence ATGTCCGGGCAcaccacgccggcgccgcacgTCGTCGAGGACTATCGCGGCGTCATCCGGCTCCTCAGCGACGGCACCGTCATCCGCTCcgatgacgccgccgccgccctgcagCCGCCGGAGCACTTCCCCGACGTTCCGGGAGTCCAGTGGAAGGACCTCGTGTACGATGCCACGCGCGGGCTCAAGCTACGGATGTACCGGCCGCCCACCGCTCCCGGCGACGCCGAGAGGCTGCCGGTGCTCGTGTGcttccacggcggcggctactGCCTTGGCACGTTCGAGAAGCCCAGCTTCCACTGCTGCTGCCAACGCCTCGCGTGGGAGCTCCGCGCAGTCGTGCTCTCCGCCGACTACCGACTCGGCCCCGAGCACCGCCTCCCGGCCGCcatcgacgacggcgcggccgtCTTGTCCTGGCTGCGTGGCCAGGCCGTGTCCGGACCGGCCGCCGATTCCTGGCTCGCCGAATCAGCCGACTTCGCCCGCGtgttcgtcgccggcgagtCGGCCGGCGGGAACATGGCCCATCACCTGGCGGTGCAGATCGGCTCGGGCCAACTCACCGTCGAACCGGTGCGCGTCGCCGGGTACATGATGCTGACGCCCTACttcggcggcgtcgagcgcgCCGCGTCGGAGGCAGAGCCACCGGCCGGCGCGTTCTTCACGTCCGAGATGTCCGACAAGCTGTGGCGGCTGTCGCTGCCGGAGGGGGCGACGAGGGACCATCCGGTGGCGAACCCGTTCGGCCCGGACAGCCCCAGCCTAGCGCCGGTTGCCTTCCCGCCGGTGCTCGTCGTGGTGGCCGGGCGCGACATCCTCCATGACCGCACCGTGCAGTACGCGGCAAGGCTGAAGGAGATGGACAAGCCGGTGAAGCTCACCGTCTTCGAGGATGAGAAGCACCTGTTCTTGTCTCTGCAGCCATGGAGCGAGGCTGCCAACGAGTTGATCGGAGTCATGAATCGATTTACACGCGAAGACGAATGA
- the LOC121053243 gene encoding auxin-responsive protein SAUR72-like gives MARKERAPPPRGYVPILIGRQGEERERILVRTEQLKQPHFLALLDLAVQEFGYEQRGILCIPCTTKAFRSIVGTATTAAGELKS, from the coding sequence AtggcgaggaaggagagggcgccgccgccgcgagggtACGTGCCGATCCTGATCGGCCggcagggggaggagagggagaggatcCTGGTGCGCACGGAGCAGCTGAAGCAGCCGCACTTCCTCGCGCTGCTCGATCTCGCGGTGCAGGAGTTCGGCTACGAGCAGCGCGGGATCCTCTGCATCCCCTGCACCACCAAGGCCTTCCGCTCCATCGTcggcaccgccaccaccgccgccggcgagctcaaGTCATGA
- the LOC102720005 gene encoding G-type lectin S-receptor-like serine/threonine-protein kinase At2g19130 has translation MPGPLLYALFALVLLLGGGPACSAASTDTVSPGDVVAGDDRVVSNNGKFALGFFRAPVNTDGGESSAQKWFLGIWFNTLPSRTTVWVANGADPVMDGASADSPELTVSGDGDLVVLHPATKSITWSTQSANVSTKNTTTNNTAAVLLNSGNLVLLETSNLSDQPRTLWQSFDHPTDTLLPGAKLGRDKLTGLNRRLVSRKSMAGPSPGPYCFEVDDDAPQLVLKLCNSFITYWSSGTWNGHYFSNIPELIGFTPNFHLAFVNNSREEYLQFNVTIEVVTRNIIDVNGQNKHQVWVQSSQDWLTLYSTPKIQCDVHGICGPFSVCSYSLLPLCSCMKGFSVSSVKDWEQGDRTGGCVRKNSLDCVGSNTSEAASTDKFYSMSNIILPDKAQSIQDVGSSDECSKACLSSCSCTAYFYGSKGCLVWHTELLNAKLQQNHDGTGSNGEILYLRLSARDMQTSNKHRVTIGVVVGACVAAFAVLVFIAVLLIIRRKCKSSSENYGSLIAFRYKDLRSATKNFSEKIGEGGFGSVFKGQLRDSTGIAVKRLDGSFQGEKQFRAEVRSIGTIQHINLVNLIGFCSDGHSRFLVYEHMPNRSLDINLFQSNGEFLDWSTRYQIAIGVARGLCYLHESCHDRIIHCDIKPQNILLDASFLPKIADFGMAKFVGRDFSRALTTMRGTMGYLAPEWISGTAITPKVDVYSYGMVLLELVSGRTNLARSEEQSSTSASTNTSDNHAVYFPMQASRKLLDGDVMSLLDQKLSGEAGFKEVERICKIACWCIQDNEEDRPTMGQVVQILEGVVDCDMPPLPRFLQSIFERPSSDRNSSSVLLLVGTADCR, from the coding sequence ATGCCTGGTCCTCTTCTTTATGCTCTCTTCGCGCTCGTCCTcttgctcggcggcggtccggCGTGTTCGGCCGCGTCGACGGACACCGTCTCGCCCGGCgatgtcgtcgccggcgacgatagGGTCGTCTCCAACAACGGCAAGTTCGCGCTCGGCTTCTTCAGAGCTCCCGTCAACACAGACGGCGGTGAGTCGTCTGCTCAAAAATGGTTCCTAGGCATATGGTTCAACACGTTGCCCAGCCGCACCACGGTATGGGTGGCGAACGGTGCAGACCCAGTCATGGACGGCGCCTCCGCCGACTCGCCGGAGCTCAccgtctccggcgacggcgacctggTTGTCCTACACCCAGCCACAAAGTCAATCACCTGGTCAACCCAGTCAGCCAACGTTTCAACCAagaacaccaccaccaacaacaCTGCAGCTGTCCTCCTGAACAGTGGAAACCTCGTACTGCTAGAAACCTCAAACCTGTCTGATCAACCTCGTACACTGTGGCAGAGCTTCGATCACCCAACCGACACTCTCCTCCCCGGCGCGAAGCTCGGCCGCGACAAGCTCACCGGCCTGAACCGCCGTCTCGTCTCCAGGAAGAGCATGGCCGGCCCATCCCCTGGACCTTACTGCTTTGAGGTAGACGACGACGCGCCTCAGCTCGTCCTCAAGCTCTGCAATTCCTTTATCACCTACTGGTCAAGTGGAACATGGAATGGTCACTACTTCAGTAACATCCCTGAGCTGATCGGCTTCACACCCAATTTTCACCTTGCATTCGTCAACAACAGCAGAGAGGAGTACCTCCAGTTCAACGTGACAATTGAAGTGGTGACACGCAACATCATCGATGTCAATGGCCAGAACAAGCATCAGGTTTGGGTTCAGAGTTCACAGGATTGGTTGACACTGTACTCCACTCCAAAGATTCAGTGTGATGTGCATGGCATATGTGGGCCTTTTTCAGTCTGCAGTTACAGTTTGCTTCCACTCTGTAGCTGCATGAAGGGATTCTCTGTCAGCTCAGTGAAGGATTGGGAGCAAGGTGATCGAACTGGTGGTTGTGTGAGAAAGAATTCACTGGATTGTGTAGGTAGCAACACCAGTGAAGCAGCTTCAACTGATAAGTTCTACTCCATGTCTAATATCATCTTGCCTGACAAAGCTCAAAGCATTCAGGATGTCGGCAGCTCAGATGAATGCTCGAAGGCTTGCCTCAGCAGCTGCTCCTGCACTGCTTATTTCTATGGCAGTAAAGGATGCCTTGTTTGGCACACTGAATTGCTCAATGCAAAGCTGCAGCAAAACCACGATGGAACGGGTTCCAATGGAGAAATCTTGTATCTCCGTCTTTCAGCAAGAGACATGCAGACCAGCAACAAACATAGAGTGACAATTGGTGTCGTCGTTGGTGCATGCGTTGCTGCTTTCGCTGTACTGGTGTTCATCGCAGTACTGTTAATCATCAGAAGGAAATGCAAAAGCAGCAGTGAAAATTATGGCAGCCTCATTGCTTTTAGATACAAAGATTTGCGTTCTGCAACCAAGAACTTCTCCGAAAAGATAGGTGAAGGTGGCTTCGGTTCAGTCTTCAAGGGCCAGCTGCGTGATTCGACCGGTATAGCCGTGAAAAGACTTGATGGTAGCTTTCAGGGTGAAAAGCAGTTCAGAGCTGAAGTTAGGTCCATTGGAACCATCCAACATATCAACTTAGTCAATCTGATTGGCTTCTGCAGCGACGGCCACAGTAGGTTTCTCGTCTACGAACACATGCCGAACAGGTCACTCGATATCAATCTTTTTCAGAGCAATGGCGAGTTCTTGGACTGGAGCACTCGGTACCAGATAGCCATTGGTGTTGCTAGAGGTTTGTGTTACCTGCACGAGAGCTGCCATGACCGCATCATCCACTGCGACATCAAGCCGCAGAACATACTGCTCGACGCATCGTTTCTCCCCAAGATTGCAGACTTTGGGATGGCAAAGTTTGTAGGGAGAGATTTCAGCAGGGCTCTGACCACCATGAGAGGAACCATGGGGTATCTTGCACCCGAGTGGATCAGTGGGACAGCCATTACACCAAAGGTAGATGTTTACAGCTATGGAATGGTGCTTCTGGAGTTAGTGTCAGGTAGGACGAACTTAGCCAGGTCAGAAGAACAGTCCTCTACTTCTGCATCCACTAACACTAGTGACAACCATGCTGTCTACTTCCCAATGCAAGCTTCCAGGAAGCTTCTAGATGGAGATGTGATGAGCTTGCTGGACCAGAAGCTGTCTGGTGAAGCAGGCTTCAAGGAGGTTGAGAGAATCTGCAAGATCGCCTGCTGGTGCATTCAAGACAACGAGGAAGATCGGCCGACGATGGGTCAAGTGGTTCAGATTCTCGAGGGTGTGGTGGATTGTGACATGCCCCCGTTGCCAAGGTTTCTTCAGAGTATCTTTGAGAGGCCCTCTTCTGATAGAAACAGCTCGTCAGTTCTCCTTCTTGTCGGTACCGCTGATTGCCGATGA
- the LOC102720287 gene encoding dirigent protein 10-like → MALERKMVALSSMLLMLLVSGAVAARPTRQLAADDGTVAAPAAAPAAVDVSAGLADAPVAAGNAVVPAAAAAAPMGPVAGAAASGGAAVGAPIGASAVPVASGAAGMNAGGGGGGDRSMVFFMHDILGGTNPSARIVAGIVDNTAVTGQIPFARPNGAVLPLNSGVSVNSGAAGAIDNNNIPFLTGLGGATNAVTSNNNNNNNGVPVFAGGSLPQGTTLQKLLFGTMTVVDDELTEAPELGSAAVGRAQGFYIDSSEEGVSQTVAVTTMFKDGEFADSISFFGVHRTADSESHLAIVGGTGKYVGAKGFAKVAVVRPGGAAHETDGVETVLQFTVFLMMY, encoded by the coding sequence ATGGCGTTGGAGAGGAAAATGGTGGCGCTCTCCTCCATGCTGCTCATGCTCCTCGTGTctggcgccgtcgccgcgaggCCGACGCGCCAGCTAGCTGCCGACGACGGCACCGTCGCGGCGCCTGCTGCTGCACCGGCCGCGGTGGACGTGTCCGCTGGGCTTGCTGATGCGCCGGTGGCTGCCGGCAATGCCGTCGTCCCGGCCGCTGCGGCAGCGGCACCGATGGGCCCTGTTGCTGGTGCGGCGGCATCCGGTGGCGCTGCGGTCGGAGCACCCATAGGCGCCAGCGCCGTCCCTGTGgcgtcgggcgcggcggggatgaacgccggtggcggcggcggcggcgaccgctcGATGGTCTTCTTCATGCATGACATCCTCGGCGGCACGAATCCGTCGGCGCGCATCGTGGCGGGCATCGTCGACAACACCGCCGTCACCGGGCAGATCCCCTTCGCGCGGCCCAACGGCGCCGTGCTGCCGCTGAACAGCGGCGTCAGCGTCAacagcggcgcggccggcgccatCGACAACAACAACATCCCCTTCCTGaccggcctcggcggcgccaCCAACGCCGTCACGTcgaacaacaacaacaacaacaacggCGTGCCCGtcttcgccggcggcagccTCCCGCAGGGGACCACGCTCCAGAAGCTCCTCTTCGGGACCATGACGGTGGTCGACGACGAGCTCACGGAGGCGCCGGAGctgggctcggcggcggtgggcaggGCGCAGGGGTTCTACATCGACAGCTCCGAGGAGGGCGTGAGCCAGACGGTGGCGGTGACGACGATGTTCAAGGACGGCGAGTTCGCCGACAGCATCAGCTTCTTCGGCGTGCACCGCACGGCGGACTCGGAGTCGCACCTCGCCATCGTCGGCGGCACGGGGAAGTACGTCGGGGCGAAGGGATTCGCCAAGGTAGCCGTCGTGAGGCCCGGAGGCGCGGCGCACGAGAcggacggcgtcgagacggtGCTCCAGTTCACCGTGTTCCTCATGATGTACTAG